A single genomic interval of Carassius auratus strain Wakin chromosome 30, ASM336829v1, whole genome shotgun sequence harbors:
- the pou2af2 gene encoding uncharacterized protein C11orf53 homolog, with protein sequence MMETEYSKRVYQGVRVKHTVKDLLAEKRLRQTNAPRFSTSSSSSQPAFVPMPGSHMLPGYYSMRRSFLPDSELCHPMKQYSPDTYSSALGSKAFSYDHPSTYPSFIDSYYTPDSYGDYRGPTSYTTSGGSLFPPSALPTLLPSLSGETSSHLHLRDPWDQPSEEPVGQSEVICPEGSAPVEDSPSLGGPDSGNSSPYRLSSGRSGSSIPSSSQAYTLQPLEDVPYPAASYTSASSYSCPPYMTTPGDLAVVKMTPVTAEEASGGVVSLSDTTSWAKDDGTGPWLSYETRRAF encoded by the exons ATGATGGAGACAG AGTATTCCAAGAGAGTATACCAAGGTGTCAGAGTCAAGCATACGGTCAAAGATCTTCTTGCAGAGAAGCGATTACGACAGACAAATGCACCCCGATTCAGT ACGAGCAGCAGTTCCTCTCAGCCAGCTTTTGTGCCAATGCCTG GGTCGCATATGCTTCCTGGTTACTACAGTATGAGAAGATCCTTCCTCCCAGACTCAGAGCTCTGCCATCCCATgaagcagtactcaccagacacTTACTCTTCGGCACTGGGAAGCAAGGCCTTCTCGTATGACCATCCCTCCACTTATCCTTCCTTCATCGACAGCTACTACACTCCTGATTCATATGGAGATTACAGAGGGCCAACATCTTATACCACCAGCGGAGGGTCACTGTTTCCACCATCTGCACTACCAACACTACTACCAAGTCTGTCTGGAGAGACATCTTCACACTTGCACTTG AGAGACCCTTGGGATCAGCCATCGGAGGAACCAGTCGGTCAGTCAGAAGTTATATGTCCTGAGGGTTCAGCCCCTGTGGAAGACTCACCGTCTCTGGGAGGGCCTGACTCTGGCAATTCCTCTCCATACCGTCTATCCTCGGGGCGCAGCGGGAGCTCCATCCCATCCAGCTCTCAGGCTTATACTCTACAACCCCTTGAAGATGTCCCGTACCCGGCAGCATCATACACCTCTGCTTCCAGCTACTCCTGCCCGCCATACATGACAACACCTGGAGACCTGGCTGTGGTGAAGATGACACCCGTCACCGCAGAGGAGGCTAGTGGTGGAGTGGTGTCTCTCAGTGACACTACATCCTGGGCTAAAGATGATGGAACTGGCCCCTGGTTGTCATATGAGACTAGGAGGGCTTTTTAA
- the gig2o gene encoding GCRV-induced gene 2o, producing the protein MERGVSFFGWKAVKDGSKSLSENQEPEAGRVYTMFHGTHLTNAKTIIDKGFKPSKDGMLGPGVYVSRNIDKAKCYPPNTDKKDKVVFKLRVRVGKVKKIDCDNHPLQKSWHLNGYDCAWVPPNSNISSIKSGREEDCVWDPKRISVVDVACCVDDAERRELRRMIRKKTKTEGCDLCKLDACDGHDVQPCWECQEDICPFQGEHVCKGRRFRERDTM; encoded by the coding sequence ATGGAGAGAGGGGTGTCTTTCTTTGGATGGAAAGCTGTTAAAGACGGCAGTAAATCTCTGTCCGAGAACCAGGAACCGGAGGCAGGCCGTGTATATACAATGTTCCACGGCACACATTTGACAAACGCCAAAACCATCATTGATAAAGGATTTAAACCCTCCAAAGATGGAATGCTGGGCCCCGGGGTTTATGTCAGTCGTAACATTGATAAAGCCAAATGTTACCCGCCTAATACTGACAAGAAGGACAAAGTCGTTTTCAAACTGAGGGTTCGTGTGGGGAAAGTGAAGAAAATAGACTGTGACAATCATCCTCTCCAGAAATCGTGGCACCTCAACGGGTACGACTGCGCGTGGGTTCCACCAAACAGCAACATCTCCTCCATCAAGTCTGGTCGCGAGGAGGACTGCGTGTGGGACCCCAAGCGCATCAGCGTGGTTGACGTGGCGTGCTGTGTGGATGACGCTGAACGCCGGGAGCTTCGACGGATGATTCGCAAAAAGACGAAAACCGAAGGCTGCGATCTGTGCAAACTCGACGCTTGTGATGGCCACGATGTTCAGCCGTGCTGGGAGTGCCAGGAGGACATCTGCCCTTTTCAGGGAGAACACGTGTGCAAAGGCAGAAGGTTTAGAGAAAGAGACACAATGTAA